The genomic region CGCCGAGGCCGGCATCTCCTAGGGCTGTGGTGCCCGGGTCGCGGCTGCGCGACCCGGGCACCCCTCCCCCGACCCACGCAGCACGTGGGTCTCGAACGTCTCGAAAGGGTCGACATGACACAGCCACTGCTCGAGCTGCGAGGAGTGAACAAGACCTTCGGGGTCGTCCACGTCCTCCACGACGTCGACTTCGCCGTCTATCCCGGACAGGTGACGGCGCTCGTCGGCGACAACGGCGCCGGCAAGTCCACGCTGGTGAAGATCATCGCGGGCATCTACGGCCGCGACTCCGGCGACTACCTCTTCGAGGGCAACCCGGTCACCGTGCACGGGCCGCGCGACGTCGCCGACCTGGGCGTCGAGGTCGTCTACCAGGACCTCGCCCTGTGCGACAACCTCGACATCGTCGAGAACATGTTCCTGGGCCGGGAGACGAAGCGCGGCCTGGCCCTGGACGAGGTCGCGATGGAGTCCCGGGCCCGGGAGACCCTGGCCTCGCTGTCGGTGCGGACCGTGCAGTCGGTGCGCCAGAGCGTGGCCAGCCTCTCCGGCGGTCAGCGGCAGACCGTCGCGATCGCCAAGGCGGTGCTGTGGAACTCCCGCATCGTGCTCCTCGACGAGCCGACCGCCGCGCTGGGCGTCGCCCAGACCCGCCAGGTCCTCGACCTGGTACGCCGGCTGGCCGACCGCGGGCTCGGCGTCGTGCTGATCTCCCACAACCTCACCGACGTCTTCGAGGTCTCCGACCGCATCACCGCCCTCTACCTGGGCCGGGTGGCCGCGGACGTCCCCACCAAGGACGTCAACCACAACCGGGTCGTCGAGCTGATCACCGCGGGACGCTCCGGGGACCTCGGCATCGCCGAGAACCCCGCCGTCGTCACCGTCTAGTTCCACCGTCTGCGCAGTCCTCGGAAAGCGAGCGCCACCATGACCGTCGGGTCGGACCCCACCATCACCCCGGGCACCCCGGGCACCCCGGGCACGCCGGGCAACCCGGGCGACCCCGGGAACCCGGGCGTCCCCGGAGCCCCCGGATCCCCGGACGCCGGCTTCGCCGGCGACCGCCACAACG from Nocardioides pantholopis harbors:
- a CDS encoding ATP-binding cassette domain-containing protein, whose product is MTQPLLELRGVNKTFGVVHVLHDVDFAVYPGQVTALVGDNGAGKSTLVKIIAGIYGRDSGDYLFEGNPVTVHGPRDVADLGVEVVYQDLALCDNLDIVENMFLGRETKRGLALDEVAMESRARETLASLSVRTVQSVRQSVASLSGGQRQTVAIAKAVLWNSRIVLLDEPTAALGVAQTRQVLDLVRRLADRGLGVVLISHNLTDVFEVSDRITALYLGRVAADVPTKDVNHNRVVELITAGRSGDLGIAENPAVVTV